A genomic window from Bombus pyrosoma isolate SC7728 linkage group LG8, ASM1482585v1, whole genome shotgun sequence includes:
- the LOC122569972 gene encoding integrator complex subunit 12-like isoform X3 has product MLLMYIQIKIIHIKMSQLELDPQFTQGLHLLHSTNKDSAEQLRALLDEAIKQKYGPSKMLSNVLHKKYMMEEPVLSDHSSSSSSKKSKSSSSSSSKHSSKSSKNSSPVNLPTRDTPPDIIQTDNTLALEILEDDLTCVICKGMDVGARNRLVECSECHSLYHQECHIPHILDSQIDVPGLVWYCSNCPKSQVSKERSSPKTVIENKSKEQKKSNSGGGNKVTPNIHIINADRRLKDMMKKAKQDKRSTNTTQSSKNSRSSSPAMSSTKSQEKSLLYKIKSGVE; this is encoded by the exons ATGCTTCTTATGTACATTCAG attaaaataattcatataaaaatgtcACAATTGGAGCTAGATCCTCAATTTACACAGGGTTTACACCTTCTACATTCTACTAATAAAGATTCTGCGGAACAGCTGCGAGCACTTTTAGATGAAgcaattaaacaaaaatatggGCCATCAAAGATGTTATCGAATGTATTACACAAAAAG TATATGATGGAGGAACCGGTGCTGAGTGATCATAGTAGCAGCAGTAGTAGTAAAAAAAGCAAAagctcctcttcttcttcctccaaACATTCAAGTAAATCGAGCAAAAACAGCTCTCCTGTGAATTTACCAACTCGTGACACACCACCTGATATTATCCAGACTGATAATACTCTGGCATTAGAAATATTAGAGGATGATCTGACGTGTGTTATTTGCAAAGGAATGGATGTTGGAGCAAGAAACAGACTTGTTGAGTGTTCAGAGTGCCATTCCTTGTACCATCAGGAGTGTCATATTCCACATATTTTAGATTCTCAAATAGATGTTCCAGGACTGGTGTGGTATTGTTCAAACTGTCCCAAATCTCAG GTTTCAAAAGAAAGGAGCTCACCAAAAACagtgatagaaaataaatctaaagaacaaaaaaaatcTAATTCAG GTGGTGGAAATAAAGTAACAccaaatattcatattataaatgCAGATAGAAGACTAAAGGATATGATGAAAAAAGCTAAGCAAGATAAACGAAGCACAAACACTACTCAGAGTTCAAAGAATTCTCGGTCCAGTTCACCAGCAATGTCTTCAACGAAATCTCAGGAAAAATCATTACTGTACAAAATCAAGTCAGGTGTAGAATGA
- the LOC122569972 gene encoding integrator complex subunit 12-like isoform X2, with translation MERGLPPGVLDSFLTLDRLQGYYFGLSFLVFFTILSQLLDIKIIHIKMSQLELDPQFTQGLHLLHSTNKDSAEQLRALLDEAIKQKYGPSKMLSNVLHKKYMMEEPVLSDHSSSSSSKKSKSSSSSSSKHSSKSSKNSSPVNLPTRDTPPDIIQTDNTLALEILEDDLTCVICKGMDVGARNRLVECSECHSLYHQECHIPHILDSQIDVPGLVWYCSNCPKSQVSKERSSPKTVIENKSKEQKKSNSDRRLKDMMKKAKQDKRSTNTTQSSKNSRSSSPAMSSTKSQEKSLLYKIKSGVE, from the exons atggaaagagGCCTACCACCAGGCGTACTTGACTCGTTCCTTACACTTGATCGCCTGCAGGGTTACTATTTTGgtctttctttccttgtatttttcacCATTCTTTCGCAGCTTTTAGAC attaaaataattcatataaaaatgtcACAATTGGAGCTAGATCCTCAATTTACACAGGGTTTACACCTTCTACATTCTACTAATAAAGATTCTGCGGAACAGCTGCGAGCACTTTTAGATGAAgcaattaaacaaaaatatggGCCATCAAAGATGTTATCGAATGTATTACACAAAAAG TATATGATGGAGGAACCGGTGCTGAGTGATCATAGTAGCAGCAGTAGTAGTAAAAAAAGCAAAagctcctcttcttcttcctccaaACATTCAAGTAAATCGAGCAAAAACAGCTCTCCTGTGAATTTACCAACTCGTGACACACCACCTGATATTATCCAGACTGATAATACTCTGGCATTAGAAATATTAGAGGATGATCTGACGTGTGTTATTTGCAAAGGAATGGATGTTGGAGCAAGAAACAGACTTGTTGAGTGTTCAGAGTGCCATTCCTTGTACCATCAGGAGTGTCATATTCCACATATTTTAGATTCTCAAATAGATGTTCCAGGACTGGTGTGGTATTGTTCAAACTGTCCCAAATCTCAG GTTTCAAAAGAAAGGAGCTCACCAAAAACagtgatagaaaataaatctaaagaacaaaaaaaatcTAATTCAG ATAGAAGACTAAAGGATATGATGAAAAAAGCTAAGCAAGATAAACGAAGCACAAACACTACTCAGAGTTCAAAGAATTCTCGGTCCAGTTCACCAGCAATGTCTTCAACGAAATCTCAGGAAAAATCATTACTGTACAAAATCAAGTCAGGTGTAGAATGA
- the LOC122569972 gene encoding integrator complex subunit 12-like isoform X1 encodes MERGLPPGVLDSFLTLDRLQGYYFGLSFLVFFTILSQLLDIKIIHIKMSQLELDPQFTQGLHLLHSTNKDSAEQLRALLDEAIKQKYGPSKMLSNVLHKKYMMEEPVLSDHSSSSSSKKSKSSSSSSSKHSSKSSKNSSPVNLPTRDTPPDIIQTDNTLALEILEDDLTCVICKGMDVGARNRLVECSECHSLYHQECHIPHILDSQIDVPGLVWYCSNCPKSQVSKERSSPKTVIENKSKEQKKSNSGGGNKVTPNIHIINADRRLKDMMKKAKQDKRSTNTTQSSKNSRSSSPAMSSTKSQEKSLLYKIKSGVE; translated from the exons atggaaagagGCCTACCACCAGGCGTACTTGACTCGTTCCTTACACTTGATCGCCTGCAGGGTTACTATTTTGgtctttctttccttgtatttttcacCATTCTTTCGCAGCTTTTAGAC attaaaataattcatataaaaatgtcACAATTGGAGCTAGATCCTCAATTTACACAGGGTTTACACCTTCTACATTCTACTAATAAAGATTCTGCGGAACAGCTGCGAGCACTTTTAGATGAAgcaattaaacaaaaatatggGCCATCAAAGATGTTATCGAATGTATTACACAAAAAG TATATGATGGAGGAACCGGTGCTGAGTGATCATAGTAGCAGCAGTAGTAGTAAAAAAAGCAAAagctcctcttcttcttcctccaaACATTCAAGTAAATCGAGCAAAAACAGCTCTCCTGTGAATTTACCAACTCGTGACACACCACCTGATATTATCCAGACTGATAATACTCTGGCATTAGAAATATTAGAGGATGATCTGACGTGTGTTATTTGCAAAGGAATGGATGTTGGAGCAAGAAACAGACTTGTTGAGTGTTCAGAGTGCCATTCCTTGTACCATCAGGAGTGTCATATTCCACATATTTTAGATTCTCAAATAGATGTTCCAGGACTGGTGTGGTATTGTTCAAACTGTCCCAAATCTCAG GTTTCAAAAGAAAGGAGCTCACCAAAAACagtgatagaaaataaatctaaagaacaaaaaaaatcTAATTCAG GTGGTGGAAATAAAGTAACAccaaatattcatattataaatgCAGATAGAAGACTAAAGGATATGATGAAAAAAGCTAAGCAAGATAAACGAAGCACAAACACTACTCAGAGTTCAAAGAATTCTCGGTCCAGTTCACCAGCAATGTCTTCAACGAAATCTCAGGAAAAATCATTACTGTACAAAATCAAGTCAGGTGTAGAATGA
- the LOC122569972 gene encoding integrator complex subunit 12-like isoform X4 yields MSQLELDPQFTQGLHLLHSTNKDSAEQLRALLDEAIKQKYGPSKMLSNVLHKKYMMEEPVLSDHSSSSSSKKSKSSSSSSSKHSSKSSKNSSPVNLPTRDTPPDIIQTDNTLALEILEDDLTCVICKGMDVGARNRLVECSECHSLYHQECHIPHILDSQIDVPGLVWYCSNCPKSQVSKERSSPKTVIENKSKEQKKSNSGGGNKVTPNIHIINADRRLKDMMKKAKQDKRSTNTTQSSKNSRSSSPAMSSTKSQEKSLLYKIKSGVE; encoded by the exons atgtcACAATTGGAGCTAGATCCTCAATTTACACAGGGTTTACACCTTCTACATTCTACTAATAAAGATTCTGCGGAACAGCTGCGAGCACTTTTAGATGAAgcaattaaacaaaaatatggGCCATCAAAGATGTTATCGAATGTATTACACAAAAAG TATATGATGGAGGAACCGGTGCTGAGTGATCATAGTAGCAGCAGTAGTAGTAAAAAAAGCAAAagctcctcttcttcttcctccaaACATTCAAGTAAATCGAGCAAAAACAGCTCTCCTGTGAATTTACCAACTCGTGACACACCACCTGATATTATCCAGACTGATAATACTCTGGCATTAGAAATATTAGAGGATGATCTGACGTGTGTTATTTGCAAAGGAATGGATGTTGGAGCAAGAAACAGACTTGTTGAGTGTTCAGAGTGCCATTCCTTGTACCATCAGGAGTGTCATATTCCACATATTTTAGATTCTCAAATAGATGTTCCAGGACTGGTGTGGTATTGTTCAAACTGTCCCAAATCTCAG GTTTCAAAAGAAAGGAGCTCACCAAAAACagtgatagaaaataaatctaaagaacaaaaaaaatcTAATTCAG GTGGTGGAAATAAAGTAACAccaaatattcatattataaatgCAGATAGAAGACTAAAGGATATGATGAAAAAAGCTAAGCAAGATAAACGAAGCACAAACACTACTCAGAGTTCAAAGAATTCTCGGTCCAGTTCACCAGCAATGTCTTCAACGAAATCTCAGGAAAAATCATTACTGTACAAAATCAAGTCAGGTGTAGAATGA
- the LOC122569972 gene encoding integrator complex subunit 12-like isoform X5, with translation MERGLPPGVLDSFLTLDRLQGYYFGLSFLVFFTILSQLLDIKIIHIKMSQLELDPQFTQGLHLLHSTNKDSAEQLRALLDEAIKQKYGPSKMLSNVLHKKYMMEEPVLSDHSSSSSSKKSKSSSSSSSKHSSKSSKNSSPVNLPTRDTPPDIIQTDNTLALEILEDDLTCVICKGMDVGARNRLVECSECHSLYHQECHIPHILDSQIDVPGLVWYCSNCPKSQVSKERSSPKTVIENKSKEQKKSNSVIVLFNRWWK, from the exons atggaaagagGCCTACCACCAGGCGTACTTGACTCGTTCCTTACACTTGATCGCCTGCAGGGTTACTATTTTGgtctttctttccttgtatttttcacCATTCTTTCGCAGCTTTTAGAC attaaaataattcatataaaaatgtcACAATTGGAGCTAGATCCTCAATTTACACAGGGTTTACACCTTCTACATTCTACTAATAAAGATTCTGCGGAACAGCTGCGAGCACTTTTAGATGAAgcaattaaacaaaaatatggGCCATCAAAGATGTTATCGAATGTATTACACAAAAAG TATATGATGGAGGAACCGGTGCTGAGTGATCATAGTAGCAGCAGTAGTAGTAAAAAAAGCAAAagctcctcttcttcttcctccaaACATTCAAGTAAATCGAGCAAAAACAGCTCTCCTGTGAATTTACCAACTCGTGACACACCACCTGATATTATCCAGACTGATAATACTCTGGCATTAGAAATATTAGAGGATGATCTGACGTGTGTTATTTGCAAAGGAATGGATGTTGGAGCAAGAAACAGACTTGTTGAGTGTTCAGAGTGCCATTCCTTGTACCATCAGGAGTGTCATATTCCACATATTTTAGATTCTCAAATAGATGTTCCAGGACTGGTGTGGTATTGTTCAAACTGTCCCAAATCTCAG GTTTCAAAAGAAAGGAGCTCACCAAAAACagtgatagaaaataaatctaaagaacaaaaaaaatcTAATTCAG TCATTGTCTTGTTTAATAGGTGGTGGAAATAA